Proteins encoded together in one Gammaproteobacteria bacterium window:
- a CDS encoding tyrosine-type recombinase/integrase produces the protein MATAQPTKPLSSRTVETMKPGDKIKADTGENIGLRVKCGATGVKTFFYRYTSPITSKLVQVKIGNFPETSLAEARLKLQGLKQVRRQGHCPATEAKEEKRQKREQAQELEQGPVESVAKSFTVENLVELYLTQYIEDRKSPSGRKIAGARKPKGQSETRRTLYGDVIPKLGAMPANAVKRKAVVDMIMAIVQRGANVQAGNVLREVAAAYEFAIGLGYFSDEFANPAILAKSSLRQAKVKLTHQRGKRVLSDTELATLLKWLPGSDYTATQKNVLRFTLWTGCRTGEVCDAAWKDIDLEKQTFHIRESKTEVERYVQLPRQAVEFLTTLRLTTGDYLFPSQKTRLPIQQKQLTEQAWRMRKSNSMVNLPAWTPHDLRRSVRTGLSRLQCPNAVAEAVLGHSRRGIEGTYDLHRYEAECRDWLQKWADHVDSLIR, from the coding sequence ATGGCAACAGCACAGCCTACCAAACCTCTATCTTCCAGGACAGTGGAGACGATGAAGCCGGGAGATAAGATTAAGGCCGACACGGGAGAAAACATCGGGTTGCGAGTGAAATGCGGGGCTACCGGAGTAAAGACATTTTTCTATCGCTATACCAGCCCGATCACCTCAAAGCTCGTTCAGGTGAAAATCGGCAACTTTCCGGAGACCTCCCTGGCCGAAGCGAGATTGAAGCTCCAGGGGCTTAAACAAGTTCGCCGCCAGGGACACTGCCCGGCCACTGAGGCCAAAGAGGAGAAACGGCAGAAACGGGAACAAGCCCAGGAATTGGAACAGGGGCCAGTAGAGTCAGTTGCGAAGTCCTTCACCGTGGAGAATCTCGTAGAACTCTACCTGACCCAGTATATCGAAGACCGAAAATCTCCAAGCGGAAGGAAAATCGCCGGTGCACGAAAACCGAAGGGTCAGTCTGAGACGCGCAGAACCCTCTATGGCGATGTGATTCCCAAGTTGGGAGCGATGCCAGCCAATGCTGTCAAGCGAAAGGCTGTGGTGGATATGATCATGGCAATTGTTCAACGTGGGGCAAATGTTCAGGCAGGAAATGTACTGAGAGAGGTTGCCGCCGCCTACGAATTTGCGATTGGTCTGGGCTATTTTTCAGATGAGTTTGCAAATCCGGCAATTCTCGCTAAATCAAGCCTCAGACAGGCCAAGGTGAAACTTACCCATCAACGAGGAAAAAGGGTCCTCTCTGATACCGAGTTGGCGACGTTGCTGAAATGGCTGCCTGGCTCTGATTACACCGCAACACAGAAGAATGTTCTTCGATTTACCCTCTGGACAGGGTGTCGTACTGGTGAGGTCTGCGATGCGGCCTGGAAGGACATTGATTTGGAGAAGCAGACATTTCATATAAGGGAGAGCAAGACGGAGGTTGAGCGCTATGTGCAATTGCCCCGCCAGGCGGTGGAGTTTTTGACCACTCTTCGCCTGACCACTGGAGACTATCTGTTCCCATCCCAGAAAACCCGGCTGCCGATCCAGCAAAAGCAACTAACCGAGCAGGCCTGGCGGATGAGAAAAAGCAACAGTATGGTAAATCTTCCGGCCTGGACACCTCATGATCTGCGCAGAAGTGTCAGGACTGGCTTGTCGCGTCTGCAATGTCCTAACGCAGTCGCTGAAGCCGTATTGGGGCATTCACGTAGGGGGATCGAAGGAACCTACGATTTGCACCGGTACGAGGCGGAGTGTAGGGACTGGCTACAGAAGTGGGCGGATCACGTAGACTCGCTTATTCGTTAG
- the mutS gene encoding DNA mismatch repair protein MutS produces MMQQYLRIKAEHPDILLFYRMGDFYELFYGDARRAAQLLDITLTTRGQSGGEPIPMAGVPVHAVDQYLAKLVRRGESVAICEQIGDPAASKGPVERQVVRIVTPGTVTEDALLDERRDNLLAACTGSRDRFGLAALDLSSGRFSVQELDGAEALLSELERLRPSELLLDEDTSFPAGVSARPGVKRRPPWHYEPDSGQRQLCAQFDTHDLAGFGCQHLPLAVGAAAALLQYVKDTQRAALPHLRGLRVELREDSILLDAASRRNLELDQSQSGHAEHSLAGVLDSTATAMGGRLLRRWLNRPLRDQARLRLRHQCVETLQNDRGYEAVHELLRGLCDLERIMTRVALKSARPRDLSGLRDSLARLPDLQRLLAAHDDPLLRELAARSGEHPQPQALLQHALVEQPPVLARDGGMIAAGYDAELDALRGLSENADRFLVDLEARERERSGIATLKLGYNRVHGFYIEVGKAQAARVPDDYQRRQTLKGAERYITPELKGFEDKVLSARERALAREKALYDALLERLLEFVAPLQTAAEAIAELDVLAGFAERADTLDWRRPVLSDAPGMRIEGGRHPVVEQVLDAPFVPNDVRFDDERRMLIITGPNMGGKSTYMRQTALIVLLAHIGSFVPAVRALIGPIDRIFTRIGAADDLASGRSTFMVEMLETANILHNATDRSLVLMDEIGRGTSTYDGLSLAWAVAADLATRIRAFTLFATHYFELTGLPALYPSIANVHLDAREHGDRIVFLHAVKDGPADRSYGLHVAALAGIPKDVLDQARQRLHELENQPTGTAASGGQLALFTPPSDPPIPEPIVAALAGIEPTDLSPRQALDLLFTLKALLDAR; encoded by the coding sequence ATGATGCAGCAGTACCTGCGCATCAAGGCCGAGCATCCGGACATCCTGCTGTTCTACCGCATGGGCGATTTCTACGAACTGTTCTACGGCGACGCCCGCCGCGCCGCGCAACTGCTCGACATCACCCTGACCACGCGCGGCCAATCCGGCGGTGAGCCGATCCCGATGGCCGGCGTGCCGGTGCATGCGGTCGATCAGTATCTGGCCAAGCTGGTGCGGCGTGGCGAATCGGTGGCCATCTGTGAGCAGATCGGCGACCCGGCGGCCAGCAAGGGCCCGGTGGAACGCCAGGTGGTGCGCATCGTCACCCCGGGCACAGTCACCGAGGACGCCTTGCTCGATGAGCGCCGCGACAACCTGCTCGCTGCCTGCACCGGCAGCAGGGACCGCTTCGGTCTGGCCGCCCTGGACCTCAGCAGCGGCCGCTTCAGCGTGCAGGAACTCGACGGCGCCGAGGCGCTGCTGAGTGAGCTGGAACGGCTGCGGCCGAGCGAACTCCTGCTCGACGAGGACACGAGCTTCCCGGCGGGTGTCAGCGCACGCCCCGGTGTCAAACGCCGCCCCCCCTGGCATTACGAGCCCGACAGCGGCCAGCGGCAACTGTGCGCACAGTTCGACACGCACGATCTCGCTGGTTTCGGCTGCCAACACCTGCCGCTCGCCGTCGGTGCCGCCGCCGCGCTGCTGCAATACGTCAAGGACACCCAGCGCGCAGCCTTGCCGCACCTGCGCGGGCTGCGCGTGGAACTGCGCGAGGACAGCATCCTTCTCGACGCCGCCAGCCGCCGTAATCTCGAACTCGACCAGTCGCAGTCGGGCCACGCCGAACACAGTCTCGCCGGCGTGCTCGACAGCACCGCCACGGCGATGGGCGGGCGGCTGCTGCGGCGCTGGCTGAACCGGCCATTGCGCGACCAAGCACGGCTGCGCCTGCGCCATCAGTGTGTGGAGACGCTGCAGAACGATCGCGGCTACGAGGCCGTCCATGAGCTGCTCAGGGGCCTGTGCGACCTGGAACGCATCATGACCCGCGTGGCGCTGAAATCGGCCCGGCCGCGGGATCTGTCCGGTCTGCGCGACAGCCTCGCACGCCTGCCCGACCTGCAGCGCCTGCTGGCCGCCCACGACGATCCGCTGCTGCGCGAACTCGCCGCACGCAGCGGCGAACATCCACAGCCGCAGGCCCTGCTGCAACACGCCCTGGTGGAACAACCGCCGGTGCTGGCACGCGATGGCGGCATGATCGCCGCTGGTTACGATGCGGAACTCGACGCGTTGCGCGGCCTGAGCGAAAACGCCGACCGGTTTCTGGTCGACCTGGAGGCGCGCGAACGGGAGCGCTCCGGCATCGCCACGCTCAAGCTCGGCTACAACCGCGTGCACGGCTTCTACATCGAGGTCGGCAAGGCCCAGGCGGCGCGCGTACCCGACGACTACCAGCGCCGCCAGACGCTCAAGGGCGCCGAACGCTACATCACACCGGAACTGAAGGGTTTCGAGGACAAGGTGCTGTCGGCGCGGGAGCGCGCCCTGGCACGCGAGAAGGCATTGTACGATGCGTTGCTGGAGCGGCTGCTGGAATTCGTCGCGCCCCTGCAGACCGCCGCCGAGGCGATCGCCGAACTCGACGTGCTGGCCGGCTTCGCCGAACGCGCCGACACGCTCGACTGGCGGCGCCCGGTACTGAGCGACGCGCCCGGCATGCGCATCGAGGGCGGCCGCCATCCGGTGGTCGAACAGGTGCTGGACGCGCCCTTCGTGCCCAACGACGTGCGCTTCGACGACGAGCGCCGCATGCTGATCATCACCGGCCCGAACATGGGTGGCAAATCCACCTATATGCGTCAGACCGCGCTGATCGTGCTGCTCGCACACATCGGCAGCTTCGTGCCGGCGGTGCGGGCGCTCATCGGGCCGATCGACCGGATCTTCACCCGCATCGGTGCGGCCGACGATCTCGCCTCGGGACGCTCGACCTTCATGGTGGAGATGCTCGAAACCGCCAACATCCTGCACAATGCGACCGACCGCAGCCTGGTGTTGATGGACGAGATCGGCCGCGGCACCAGCACCTACGACGGCCTGTCGCTCGCCTGGGCGGTGGCCGCCGACCTGGCCACACGCATCCGCGCATTCACGCTGTTCGCGACCCATTACTTCGAGTTGACCGGGTTGCCGGCGCTGTATCCGTCCATCGCCAATGTGCACCTGGACGCCAGGGAGCACGGCGACCGCATCGTGTTCCTGCATGCGGTGAAAGACGGACCGGCAGATCGCAGCTACGGCCTGCACGTCGCCGCACTGGCCGGCATTCCGAAGGACGTCCTGGATCAGGCCCGCCAGCGGCTGCACGAGCTGGAAAACCAACCGACCGGCACGGCGGCGAGCGGCGGTCAGCTCGCCCTGTTCACTCCGCCGAGCGACCCACCGATTCCGGAGCCGATTGTGGCCGCGCTGGCAGGCATCGAGCCCACCGACCTGAGTCCGCGCCAGGCCCTGGACCTGCTGTTCACGCTCAAGGCCCTCCTGGACGCGCGCTAA